In Silene latifolia isolate original U9 population chromosome X, ASM4854445v1, whole genome shotgun sequence, the following proteins share a genomic window:
- the LOC141620023 gene encoding uncharacterized protein LOC141620023: MKNLTNLEKSKILEILLQNSKNGKPNYGVMAKVARQFSVCRKTITTLWNLSKSQRLASIPVDVRSKRMGCKRKGSAQLDEEKLKSIELLKRTTQHGVAENLGVSQSMVSRWVMSKQIRGHTNALKPGLTDKNKLARLIFSLQHLQYHEITKQVIFKDQSNIIHLDEKWFSKTKPTTRFYLGKGETEPHRCVQSKSFIEKVMFMCAVARPQYGSNGEVIFDGKIGIWPFVCQVPAQRNSKNRVAGTLETKCIESINKHVTREMIINRFYQRIKSKWPSNLSKRIIIQQDNARPHFSNDDPEFKKHATADGWQIELAYQTPNSPELNVLDLGFFRSIQSLQQKKSNQGGIDYPIPHMHKSKLANAGLLLEYLSANIEMVKDCIQYVQNVGDAGSISSLVNELLSLTESSDDIASTSGTSYDPTEDNVPVGHITANGNGSNDPTGNNTPVGHITE; the protein is encoded by the exons ATGAAGAATTTAACAAACctagaaaaatcaaaaatccttgAGATTCTTTTACAAAACAGTAAAAATGGAAAGCCAAATTATGGTGTCATGGCAAAAGTAGCAAGACAATTCTCAGTTTGTAGAAAAACAATAACTACACTGTGGAATCTATCAAAATCACAAAGGTTGGCATCAATTCCAGTAGATGTTAGAAGCAAAAGGATGGGTTGCAAGAGAAAGGGGTCAGCTCAGTTAGATGAGGAGAAGCTCAAGTCTATTGAGCTGCTCAAAAGGACCACACAACATGGAGTTGCTGAAAATTTAGGGGTAAGTCAGTCCATGGTTTCAAGATGGGTGATGTCAAAACAAATCAGAGGTCATACAAATGCACTCAAACCAGGTTTGACCGACAAAAATAAACTTGCTAGATTAATTTTCAGTCTACAACATTTACAATATCATGAAATAACTAAACAAGTAATTTTCAAAGATCAAAGCAATATCATTCATTTAGatgaaaaatggttttctaaaacTAAACCTACCACAAGGTTTTATTTGGGTAAAGGAGAAACTGAACCACATAGATGTGTTCAGTCAAAGAGTTTCATAGAAAAAGTTATGTTCATGTGTGCAGTAGCAAGACCACAGTATGGGTCTAATGGGGAAGTTATTTTTGATGGCAAGATTGGAATTTGGCCATTTGTTTGCCAAGTTCCAGCACAAAGAAACTCAAAAAATAGAGTAGCAGGAACATTAGAAACAAAATGCATAGAGTCTATAAACAAGCATGTAACTAGAGAGATGATTATAAATCGGTTTTACCAAAGAATTAAGTCTAAATGGCCGTCAAATTTGAGTAAACGCATAATAATTCAACAAGACAATGCACGTCCACATTTTAGCAATGATGATCCAGAATTCAAAAAACATGCAACAGCAGATGGATGGCAAATTGAATTGGCTTATCAAACACCCAATTCACCAGAATTAAATGTCTTGGATTTGGGTTTTTTTAGGTCAATCCAATCTCTCCAACAAAAAAAAAGCAATCAG GGTGGCATTGATTATCCTATTCCACATATGCACAAATCCAAACTAGCAAATGCTGGTTTACTGCTTGAGTATCTTAGTGCTAACATTGAAATGGTCAAAGATTGCATACAATATGTACAGAATGTTGGTGATGCAGGAAGTATAAGTTCATTGGTTAATGAATTACTGAGTTTAACAGAGAGTTCAGATGATATTGCAAGCACAAGTGGAACCAGTTATGACCCAACAGAGGACAATGTCCCTGTTGGTCACATAACTGCCAACGGTAATGGTAGTAATGACCCAACAGGGAACAATACCCCTGTTGGTCACATTACTGAGTGA